The Williamsia sp. DF01-3 genome has a window encoding:
- a CDS encoding head maturation protease, ClpP-related has translation MQDLAAVDTDEILVRINSPGGDVYDALAITNALRNHDAQVKVQIDGLAASAASFIAMAGDEVVMCRNSEMMIHDALGFCMGNATEMAEFAAWLSRASDNIASIYAEKSGGEAKDWRKAMTAETWYTADEAVAAGLADSVKDTSAADDKKAAAAHFDLRVFAHAGRRKAPDPFIPAATAAGPSGKEAPVATLKEGLAERLGIEADADDETTLQALDEALDERATDDTGGGGAAEPSVDQISTVAAKHGLRVVDSTKWDELAAQAAAGQQARDEQVAKGHASVVDDAIGKGKITGARRDHFIALMKVDSEGTSKLLSDLPDETAVPLNELGHSIEPTDVDDIKNVRESDAYKGLEG, from the coding sequence GTGCAGGACCTCGCTGCTGTCGACACCGACGAGATCCTCGTGCGCATCAACTCCCCCGGTGGCGACGTCTACGACGCACTCGCGATCACCAACGCGCTACGCAACCACGACGCCCAAGTAAAGGTGCAGATCGACGGATTGGCCGCCAGTGCAGCCAGTTTCATCGCCATGGCGGGCGACGAGGTAGTCATGTGCCGCAACTCCGAGATGATGATCCACGACGCGCTCGGATTCTGCATGGGCAACGCGACCGAGATGGCCGAGTTCGCAGCTTGGCTCAGCCGGGCCAGCGACAATATTGCCTCGATCTACGCAGAGAAGTCCGGTGGTGAGGCCAAGGACTGGCGCAAGGCGATGACGGCTGAGACCTGGTACACCGCCGATGAAGCGGTAGCCGCCGGTTTAGCCGACAGCGTCAAGGATACGAGCGCCGCTGACGACAAGAAGGCCGCTGCAGCGCATTTCGATCTTCGGGTTTTCGCCCACGCCGGACGCCGGAAGGCGCCGGACCCATTCATCCCCGCGGCGACCGCCGCAGGGCCATCAGGAAAGGAGGCCCCCGTGGCCACTCTCAAGGAAGGCCTCGCGGAGCGCCTCGGCATCGAAGCCGATGCGGACGACGAGACCACCCTCCAGGCGCTCGACGAAGCTCTCGACGAGCGCGCAACGGACGACACTGGAGGTGGCGGCGCTGCCGAACCTTCGGTGGATCAGATCAGCACCGTGGCGGCCAAGCATGGCCTGCGCGTGGTCGATTCGACCAAGTGGGACGAGCTCGCCGCGCAGGCGGCGGCCGGGCAGCAGGCCCGCGACGAGCAGGTCGCCAAGGGCCACGCATCGGTGGTCGACGACGCGATCGGCAAGGGCAAGATCACGGGCGCTCGACGGGACCACTTCATCGCACTGATGAAGGTCGACAGTGAGGGCACTTCCAAGTTGCTCTCGGATCTGCCGGACGAAACGGCTGTGCCGCTCAACGAGCTCGGTCATTCGATTGAGCCCACCGATGTCGACGACATCAAGAACGTTCGCGAGAGCGACGCATACAAGGGACTGGAGGGCTGA
- a CDS encoding DUF935 domain-containing protein — translation MTPRAKTTAPTSEKGYVANPLPDGWINWDPFEKTPELQWPECVPVYSRMEREDGRVSSVLQAIGLPVRRTPWRIDPNGAEDEVVDFVSRNMSLPIVGQDAIQNPARSRDRFSWAQHLRTALTMLQYGHSVFEQVYRRGEDGRFWIRKLAPRPQRTIAAFNVALDGGLDSITQLAPTSRGRVAYGIKPLDIPVNRLVVYTRDMEPGQWQGKSLLRPSYKHWLLKDELMRIEAAGARRNAIGVAIGTAAREDDPEEVRQMRELASSLRAGMSSGVGLAQGQTLELAGVQGNLPDIRAAIEYHDKQIALAGLAHFLNLDSRGGSHALATVQESTFSQSTQAVGEDIRDIGTAHIVEDLVDVNFGIDVGAPRIVFDEIGSRQDATAAALKMLVEAGLLSPDVLIERSLRQKLGLPAQPSDAQRDEPADADPSPTGATS, via the coding sequence ATGACGCCACGCGCCAAGACCACCGCGCCGACCTCCGAGAAGGGTTATGTCGCAAACCCACTCCCTGATGGGTGGATCAACTGGGACCCGTTCGAGAAGACGCCGGAACTGCAATGGCCCGAGTGCGTCCCTGTGTACTCCCGAATGGAACGCGAGGACGGCCGCGTCTCGAGTGTTCTGCAGGCGATAGGGCTACCCGTTCGACGCACCCCGTGGCGGATCGACCCGAACGGCGCCGAGGATGAGGTGGTCGACTTCGTCTCCCGAAACATGAGCCTGCCGATCGTCGGCCAGGATGCGATCCAGAACCCAGCGCGTAGCCGAGACCGGTTCTCGTGGGCGCAGCACCTTCGTACAGCGCTGACGATGCTGCAGTACGGCCACTCGGTCTTCGAGCAGGTGTATCGCCGCGGTGAGGATGGCCGGTTCTGGATCCGCAAACTCGCTCCGCGTCCGCAGCGGACGATCGCGGCGTTCAACGTCGCTCTCGACGGTGGCTTGGATTCGATCACACAGTTGGCTCCGACGAGCCGCGGCAGGGTTGCCTACGGAATCAAGCCGCTCGATATACCCGTCAATCGGTTGGTGGTCTACACCCGCGACATGGAACCCGGCCAGTGGCAGGGGAAGTCACTGTTGCGCCCCTCATACAAACACTGGTTGCTCAAGGACGAGCTGATGCGGATCGAGGCAGCTGGCGCACGGCGCAATGCCATTGGTGTCGCGATCGGCACTGCTGCCCGCGAAGATGACCCGGAAGAGGTCAGGCAGATGCGGGAGCTCGCATCGAGCCTCCGCGCTGGCATGAGCTCCGGTGTTGGTCTTGCGCAGGGCCAGACGCTTGAACTCGCTGGCGTGCAGGGCAACTTGCCTGATATTCGCGCGGCGATCGAGTACCACGACAAGCAGATTGCCCTCGCTGGCCTCGCGCACTTCCTGAACCTCGACAGCAGAGGTGGAAGCCACGCGCTCGCAACGGTTCAGGAGTCGACATTCAGCCAGTCGACACAGGCCGTTGGCGAAGACATCCGCGACATCGGCACAGCGCACATCGTCGAGGATTTGGTGGACGTCAACTTTGGCATTGACGTCGGCGCGCCCCGGATCGTCTTCGACGAGATCGGATCCAGGCAGGATGCGACGGCAGCTGCGTTGAAGATGCTCGTCGAGGCCGGACTGCTGTCGCCGGACGTGCTGATCGAGCGGAGTCTCCGCCAGAAACTCGGCTTACCCGCCCAGCCATCCGATGCGCAACGCGACGAACCTGCGGATGCGGACCCCTCACCGACAGGAGCCACATCATGA
- a CDS encoding terminase: MSSSKTKPGTPKLSEVARKVAAPTGIVSTMWPAVEHTCRTKLGLTFDPWQNQAGRLALAKRADGTMAATIDGVGMSICRQAGKTHWMTGLIFGLSINRPGTLTVWSAHHARTHGETFLSMLAFAERLRVAPYIEQTFTGAGTEEIRFRNGSRVLFGARERGFGRGIPGVDIIVADEAQIMSENAVDAMTATMNTSKFGLAFYIGTPPKPTDPSEAFTRMRDAAWAGTLTDGVWIEFGVEPGVNPDSPDTWKAANPSYPHRTPRESMLRLKRKLSPESFLREGLGIWLDEAADEVVFDLDRFGDLVNREPQLTGSIALAVDRSLDGSTWALGSAQATAEGRTHVEIGYFGRATLDSMVAMIVLVVAEWDPVVLVIDRKSGANVLQQLLINQGIEPEITNAPQMASACLGFEDDADAEQLSHTGQECIDDALRTAEKRYMPQGDFAWDKKVGPDAVPLTTMSLARWGLLTFGLGPKQAPVAPPDFGESDSADSGFDVFEASF, translated from the coding sequence GTGTCGTCGTCGAAGACGAAGCCTGGGACGCCGAAGCTCTCTGAGGTAGCCCGAAAGGTCGCCGCGCCCACGGGAATCGTTTCGACGATGTGGCCGGCGGTGGAACACACCTGCCGGACGAAACTCGGTCTCACCTTCGACCCGTGGCAGAACCAGGCTGGCCGTCTCGCGCTCGCGAAGCGTGCTGACGGGACGATGGCGGCGACGATCGACGGTGTCGGGATGTCGATCTGTCGGCAGGCGGGCAAGACGCACTGGATGACGGGGTTGATCTTTGGCCTCAGCATCAATCGTCCTGGCACGCTGACGGTGTGGTCGGCGCACCACGCGCGAACGCACGGTGAGACGTTCCTGTCGATGCTGGCGTTCGCGGAGCGGCTGCGGGTGGCACCGTACATCGAGCAGACGTTCACCGGGGCAGGCACCGAAGAGATCCGGTTCCGCAACGGCTCGCGAGTCCTGTTCGGGGCCCGCGAGCGGGGCTTCGGTCGAGGCATCCCGGGCGTCGACATCATCGTGGCCGACGAAGCGCAGATCATGTCCGAGAACGCGGTCGACGCGATGACGGCAACAATGAACACGTCGAAGTTCGGTCTTGCGTTCTACATCGGCACCCCACCGAAGCCCACTGACCCATCCGAGGCGTTCACGCGGATGCGTGACGCGGCCTGGGCGGGGACGCTCACCGACGGCGTGTGGATCGAGTTCGGCGTCGAGCCCGGGGTAAATCCGGACTCTCCCGACACCTGGAAAGCGGCGAACCCGTCGTATCCGCATCGCACGCCACGCGAGTCGATGCTCCGGTTGAAGCGGAAGCTTAGTCCAGAGTCGTTCCTTCGCGAAGGCCTGGGCATCTGGCTGGACGAGGCCGCCGACGAGGTGGTGTTCGACCTCGACAGGTTCGGCGATCTGGTTAACCGGGAGCCCCAGCTCACTGGATCAATCGCACTCGCGGTGGACCGTTCGCTCGACGGGTCGACTTGGGCGCTGGGTTCAGCGCAGGCGACGGCCGAGGGTCGCACACACGTCGAGATCGGGTACTTCGGCCGCGCCACCCTCGACTCGATGGTCGCGATGATCGTCCTGGTGGTGGCCGAGTGGGATCCGGTCGTCCTCGTTATTGACCGCAAGTCCGGTGCGAATGTGCTGCAGCAGTTGCTGATCAACCAGGGCATTGAGCCAGAGATCACGAACGCTCCCCAGATGGCCTCGGCCTGCCTGGGATTCGAGGACGACGCAGACGCCGAGCAGCTGTCCCACACCGGCCAGGAGTGCATAGACGACGCGCTCCGGACGGCCGAGAAGCGGTACATGCCGCAGGGCGACTTCGCCTGGGACAAAAAGGTTGGGCCCGATGCAGTCCCGCTGACCACCATGAGCCTGGCCCGCTGGGGGCTCCTGACGTTCGGGCTCGGCCCGAAGCAGGCACCCGTAGCGCCTCCTGATTTTGGCGAATCCGACTCCGCTGATTCTGGCTTCGATGTCTTCGAAGCCTCGTTCTGA
- a CDS encoding HNH endonuclease: protein MNATERFAAKFIRTEGDGCWLWLGARDSHGYGKFRVSKRQVGVHRFAYELHHGPIPTGMLVDHICHVRHCVNPDHLRLATPKQNIENHTGSTTARSGVRGVDYHKQGKCWRGRVLHDGKLHRQYFSTIEEAQAWVVATRNRLHAFNDVDRRAA from the coding sequence ATGAACGCCACCGAACGCTTCGCCGCGAAGTTCATCAGGACTGAAGGTGATGGCTGCTGGCTCTGGCTAGGTGCCCGGGATTCACATGGGTACGGCAAGTTCCGGGTCAGCAAACGCCAGGTAGGTGTTCATCGATTTGCGTACGAGCTACACCATGGCCCGATTCCCACTGGAATGCTGGTTGATCACATCTGTCACGTGCGGCATTGCGTAAATCCCGACCACCTGCGACTGGCAACCCCGAAGCAGAACATCGAGAATCACACTGGATCGACCACGGCCCGCTCCGGGGTGAGGGGCGTTGACTACCACAAGCAGGGCAAGTGCTGGCGCGGCCGCGTACTTCACGACGGCAAGCTACACCGTCAGTACTTCTCGACAATAGAAGAGGCCCAAGCGTGGGTCGTAGCCACACGTAACAGGCTTCATGCCTTCAACGACGTTGACCGGCGGGCGGCCTGA
- a CDS encoding site-specific DNA-methyltransferase produces MTEDYITADERGQNWHLMLGDSCERLAEIDTDTVDLSICSPPFDSLYTYSPSLRDLGNSSSRVEFLDHYRFIVNEQLRVTKPGRIACVHVQQIATKKAVDGYIGLTDFRGDVIRLFQDVGWIFFGEVTVWKDPQAQSIRTKSQQLAFASKDRDSARVRPAMADYLLVFKKPGDNAVRIPHDVTNGEVTNDDWIEWASPIWADTHAGGWLTDDGGLCPVWHGIKETDTLNVRVARESADERHIAPLQLGFIDRCVRLWSNPGELVLTPFAGIGSELYQSVKRGRRAVGIELKPSYWRTAVDNLTRLEAELHAPNLFDVEAS; encoded by the coding sequence ATGACCGAGGACTACATAACCGCAGACGAACGCGGGCAGAACTGGCACCTCATGCTCGGCGACTCGTGCGAGAGGCTCGCCGAAATCGACACCGACACCGTCGATCTGAGTATCTGCTCACCACCCTTCGACAGCCTCTACACGTACAGCCCATCGCTGCGCGACCTCGGCAACTCATCCAGCCGCGTCGAGTTCCTCGACCACTACAGGTTCATCGTCAACGAGCAACTGCGGGTCACCAAACCCGGCCGCATCGCATGCGTCCACGTCCAGCAGATCGCAACCAAGAAGGCCGTCGACGGGTACATCGGACTGACCGACTTCCGAGGCGACGTCATACGCTTGTTCCAAGATGTCGGCTGGATATTCTTCGGCGAGGTCACCGTCTGGAAAGACCCACAGGCACAGTCGATCCGCACCAAATCGCAGCAACTCGCGTTCGCCAGCAAGGACCGCGACTCCGCCCGGGTTAGGCCCGCCATGGCCGATTACCTCCTAGTCTTCAAGAAACCGGGCGACAACGCGGTGCGCATCCCGCACGACGTCACCAATGGCGAAGTCACCAACGACGACTGGATCGAATGGGCCTCCCCGATCTGGGCCGACACGCACGCCGGTGGATGGCTCACCGACGACGGCGGCCTGTGCCCCGTCTGGCACGGCATTAAGGAAACCGACACCCTCAACGTCCGCGTAGCCCGCGAGAGCGCCGACGAACGACACATCGCCCCGCTGCAACTCGGATTCATCGATCGCTGCGTACGGCTCTGGTCCAACCCCGGCGAACTCGTCCTCACCCCGTTCGCCGGCATCGGGTCCGAGCTCTACCAGTCCGTGAAGCGCGGGCGCCGAGCCGTGGGCATCGAACTCAAGCCGAGCTACTGGCGGACGGCAGTCGACAACCTCACCCGGTTGGAGGCTGAGCTGCACGCGCCCAACCTGTTCGACGTCGAGGCGTCCTGA
- a CDS encoding DEAD/DEAH box helicase, translated as MSYSDFLARKTHRANAPGPDVPVCDLHPSLHEWQARIVQWSLRVGRAAIWADTGLGKTMMQLEWAWQLAKQSNRPALIVAPLAVCAQTVREGAKVGITRNAIQYVRTDTDVVPDDSIIYVTNYEMIEHFKPDLFCAVVLDESSILKQSDGKTRTLLIEHFKAVPFRLACSATPAPNDPEELTNQAEFLGRMTRTHMLAAYFIHDNDGWRLKGHAKAPMMQWMAQWAIALTRPSDMGGDDTGYILPGLDIIPELIPVEVDSPDQLFATELGGVSGRAQVRRQTLTQRVERARALVTADPGPWILWCGLNAEADALAAALPGAVNVHGALPADEKARLLMAFADGEFDVLITKPQIASQGLNYQHCHRMAFVGLGDSYEQYYQAIRRCYRYGQTEIVRAHVVLSELESQIASNVARKERQASDITTALVAEMQRARQEVAA; from the coding sequence ATGAGCTACTCAGACTTTCTCGCCCGCAAGACGCATCGGGCCAACGCGCCCGGGCCAGACGTTCCGGTTTGCGATCTACACCCGTCTCTTCACGAGTGGCAGGCCCGGATCGTCCAGTGGTCGCTGCGCGTTGGGCGAGCCGCGATCTGGGCTGACACCGGGCTCGGCAAGACGATGATGCAACTCGAATGGGCATGGCAGCTGGCCAAGCAATCGAACAGGCCAGCGCTGATCGTGGCCCCGCTCGCGGTGTGCGCGCAGACCGTCCGCGAGGGCGCCAAGGTTGGAATCACCCGCAATGCCATCCAGTACGTCCGCACGGATACCGATGTGGTGCCGGATGATTCGATCATCTACGTCACCAACTACGAGATGATCGAGCACTTCAAACCAGACCTGTTCTGCGCCGTCGTCCTCGATGAATCGTCCATCCTCAAGCAGTCGGACGGCAAGACCCGCACCCTCCTGATCGAGCACTTTAAGGCGGTTCCGTTCCGGCTCGCGTGCTCGGCGACGCCGGCGCCCAACGATCCGGAGGAACTGACGAACCAGGCGGAGTTTCTCGGCCGGATGACGCGCACCCACATGCTCGCCGCGTACTTCATCCACGACAACGACGGCTGGCGACTCAAGGGCCACGCCAAGGCGCCGATGATGCAGTGGATGGCCCAGTGGGCAATCGCACTCACCCGACCATCCGACATGGGCGGCGATGACACCGGATATATCCTGCCCGGACTGGATATCATTCCCGAGCTCATCCCGGTCGAGGTCGACTCGCCTGACCAGCTGTTTGCGACGGAGCTCGGCGGAGTGTCGGGCCGCGCACAGGTCCGGCGCCAGACCCTCACCCAGCGCGTCGAGAGAGCGAGAGCGCTAGTCACCGCCGACCCAGGTCCATGGATCCTCTGGTGCGGTCTAAACGCCGAAGCAGACGCGCTCGCTGCCGCCCTGCCGGGCGCAGTCAACGTCCACGGCGCACTTCCGGCTGACGAGAAGGCTCGTCTGCTCATGGCGTTCGCCGACGGTGAGTTCGATGTACTGATCACTAAGCCGCAGATCGCATCCCAGGGGTTGAACTACCAGCACTGTCACCGCATGGCATTCGTCGGTCTTGGCGACTCTTATGAGCAGTATTACCAAGCGATTCGGCGCTGCTACCGCTACGGCCAAACCGAGATCGTCCGCGCCCACGTCGTGCTCTCGGAACTCGAATCACAGATCGCATCCAACGTCGCACGCAAAGAACGCCAGGCGTCAGACATCACCACCGCGCTCGTCGCTGAGATGCAGCGCGCACGACAGGAGGTCGCAGCATGA
- a CDS encoding DNA cytosine methyltransferase has translation MRIGSLFSGYGGLDIACEAFFDATTAWHVEHDAAPSKVLAHHWPGVPNHGDVTAIDWADVEPVDILTGGYPCQPFSAAGRRKGTNDERHLWPYVREAIRHLRPRFTVLENVAGHRSMGFDRVLGDCAEDGLHVRWVSVRASDVGACHRRERLFILVTDPDRDTVWQQPITEPRSESPAVAGWDREEPVALLPTPHANLGEHRRDTGQDPAKRRAGGHQVSLADVLCFLPTPSVADGTGGHLTRSGARSDELLLPGVAKAYAEGKLLPTPRATDGTKGGPNQRGSSGDLMLPSAVMRLLPTPEAKLASAGPDFARMNRPDSGGHDLATAIAIKSEWGEYAPAIARQEALSRTAPPPTEPNTKGNPRLSAAFPEWMMFLPAGWVTDPAIGLTRNEQLRAIGNGVVPPQAYTSLGELTSMVVAA, from the coding sequence ATGAGAATCGGATCCCTGTTCTCCGGCTACGGCGGCCTGGACATCGCGTGCGAGGCGTTCTTCGACGCCACCACCGCATGGCATGTCGAGCACGATGCTGCGCCGTCGAAGGTGCTGGCCCACCACTGGCCTGGTGTCCCGAACCACGGTGATGTCACGGCGATCGACTGGGCTGACGTTGAGCCGGTCGACATCCTCACCGGCGGCTACCCGTGCCAACCATTCTCCGCCGCTGGGCGACGCAAAGGAACCAACGATGAACGACACCTCTGGCCCTACGTCCGCGAAGCAATTCGCCATCTACGACCACGATTCACGGTCTTGGAGAATGTGGCCGGACATCGGTCTATGGGGTTCGATCGAGTACTCGGAGACTGTGCCGAGGACGGGCTTCATGTCCGGTGGGTGTCTGTTCGAGCCTCCGACGTCGGGGCCTGCCATCGCCGAGAGCGACTCTTCATCCTTGTTACCGACCCCGACCGCGACACCGTATGGCAGCAACCAATCACCGAGCCCCGGAGCGAAAGTCCGGCCGTCGCTGGATGGGATCGTGAGGAACCTGTAGCGCTGCTCCCGACGCCGCATGCCAACCTTGGGGAGCATCGGAGGGATACCGGCCAGGACCCCGCCAAACGTCGCGCCGGTGGCCATCAGGTGTCCCTAGCTGACGTCCTCTGCTTCCTCCCCACCCCGTCCGTCGCTGACGGCACAGGTGGCCACCTCACTCGCTCCGGAGCGCGTTCCGATGAGCTGCTGTTGCCAGGAGTGGCGAAGGCGTACGCGGAGGGGAAACTCCTGCCAACGCCCAGGGCCACCGACGGCACGAAGGGTGGCCCGAACCAGCGCGGCAGCTCCGGCGATCTCATGTTGCCGTCGGCCGTGATGCGCCTACTGCCGACTCCGGAGGCGAAACTCGCATCGGCCGGCCCCGACTTCGCCCGGATGAACCGCCCTGACTCCGGTGGGCACGACCTCGCGACCGCCATAGCGATCAAGTCCGAGTGGGGTGAGTACGCGCCCGCTATTGCCCGCCAAGAGGCGCTATCCCGGACCGCGCCACCCCCGACCGAACCGAACACCAAAGGCAACCCACGCCTGTCGGCCGCGTTCCCCGAATGGATGATGTTCCTCCCTGCTGGCTGGGTCACCGATCCCGCAATCGGACTGACGCGCAACGAACAACTCAGAGCGATCGGGAACGGCGTGGTGCCACCACAGGCGTACACCTCGCTGGGCGAGCTGACATCGATGGTGGTGGCCGCATGA
- a CDS encoding WhiB family transcriptional regulator, translating to MRIFELINTAPWTERAKCREVYPDAFFPATDAPASKKRLARRTCQDCPVTAECLDAGMGEKYGIWGGLTEQERATLRRTGKS from the coding sequence ATGAGGATCTTCGAGTTGATCAACACCGCCCCGTGGACCGAGCGTGCGAAGTGCCGAGAGGTCTACCCCGACGCGTTCTTTCCGGCCACCGACGCCCCCGCCAGCAAGAAGCGCCTCGCCAGAAGGACGTGCCAAGACTGCCCTGTGACAGCTGAATGCCTCGACGCCGGAATGGGTGAGAAGTACGGCATCTGGGGCGGTCTCACGGAACAGGAACGGGCCACACTACGACGGACAGGCAAGTCATGA
- a CDS encoding helix-turn-helix domain-containing protein, which produces MSYDEVAVQRALRGEQVKLTHPERIVAVRRLTERGYSADEISGVLRVSERTVCRLRAKEFDPAMADDGPIDAPSKAERRRLLDGAVPAAVAMANHVREDDPRVVWSELGTITPNQLKTLVVTLAAMVPVDNYSPQELLAWTDRLVDGEARSA; this is translated from the coding sequence GTGAGCTATGACGAGGTCGCAGTACAACGCGCTCTCCGCGGGGAACAAGTGAAGCTCACCCACCCGGAACGGATCGTCGCGGTCCGCCGGCTGACCGAACGCGGCTACTCGGCCGACGAGATTAGCGGCGTCCTGCGTGTCAGCGAGCGGACTGTGTGTCGGCTGCGGGCCAAGGAGTTCGACCCAGCGATGGCCGATGACGGCCCCATCGACGCCCCCAGTAAGGCCGAGCGCCGTCGGCTGCTCGACGGTGCTGTCCCGGCTGCGGTCGCGATGGCCAACCATGTCCGCGAAGACGACCCGCGCGTCGTCTGGTCAGAGTTGGGCACGATCACGCCGAACCAGCTGAAGACCCTCGTGGTGACCCTGGCGGCGATGGTCCCGGTCGATAATTACTCGCCACAGGAACTGTTGGCGTGGACCGATCGGCTCGTCGACGGCGAAGCGAGGTCCGCATGA
- a CDS encoding NUMOD4 motif-containing HNH endonuclease — MPTTSQRGCSMPSEEWRPIAGYEGQYEVSSHGRVRSMRRLVAARGGSQRVQHERILRPAPLSTGHLMVRLSSHGVGKSRSVHRLALLAFAGPPPEGCVCLHRDGVHTNNRIENLHWGTSSENTVDQVRHGVHQAARKTHCKHGHEFTPDNTYTYPKVGGSSRKGRCCKTCIADRARQYRLNRTKEATNV, encoded by the coding sequence ATGCCTACTACCAGTCAGCGGGGTTGCTCAATGCCCAGTGAAGAATGGCGGCCCATCGCCGGGTACGAAGGGCAGTACGAGGTCTCGTCGCACGGTCGGGTTCGCAGCATGCGCAGGTTGGTTGCCGCCCGCGGCGGGTCGCAACGTGTTCAACATGAACGGATTTTGAGACCAGCTCCCCTGTCGACCGGCCACCTCATGGTGAGACTTTCTAGTCATGGCGTCGGCAAGTCACGATCTGTCCACCGGTTAGCCCTACTGGCCTTCGCGGGACCGCCCCCCGAGGGGTGCGTGTGCCTCCACCGTGACGGCGTACACACGAACAACCGGATCGAAAACCTGCACTGGGGAACGTCTTCCGAGAACACCGTCGATCAGGTTCGACATGGCGTTCATCAGGCGGCGCGAAAGACCCACTGCAAACACGGCCACGAGTTCACGCCCGATAACACCTACACGTACCCGAAAGTCGGCGGCTCTTCCCGAAAGGGCCGCTGCTGCAAGACCTGCATCGCGGACCGCGCTCGCCAGTACCGACTCAACCGAACGAAAGAGGCAACCAATGTCTAG
- a CDS encoding PD-(D/E)XK nuclease-like domain-containing protein, whose product MTLATATAPTEVGIYADIPDAVYHADRNSLSSSGARKLLPPSCPAIFRYEQDQPPEIKTEFEFGHAAHTLVLGKGADLVDVGFDSWATKASKEARDAARAAGKTPLKSEDYAKAHAMAAAVKRNPVAAALLENGTPELSMYWDDPETGSRLRCRPDWLTHTTTGRPLCVDYKTTAKSAQPAAFGKSAADFGYHQQAPFYLDGLEANGLADAAFLFVVQSKVAPYLVSVVELDPEAIALGRDLNRAAIRLFADCMATDTWPSYGDHIHLVNIPQYAYYQSAGLLNAQ is encoded by the coding sequence ATGACTCTGGCAACTGCGACCGCGCCCACTGAGGTCGGGATCTATGCGGATATTCCGGACGCCGTCTACCACGCCGACCGCAACTCACTCTCCTCGTCCGGCGCCCGAAAGCTGCTGCCGCCGAGCTGCCCCGCGATCTTCCGCTACGAGCAGGACCAGCCGCCAGAGATCAAGACAGAGTTCGAGTTCGGCCACGCGGCACACACACTCGTGCTCGGCAAGGGTGCGGACCTCGTGGACGTCGGCTTCGACTCCTGGGCCACGAAGGCCTCGAAGGAGGCACGCGACGCGGCCCGGGCCGCGGGCAAGACCCCACTCAAGTCCGAGGACTACGCCAAAGCGCACGCCATGGCTGCGGCAGTGAAGCGGAACCCGGTGGCAGCGGCGTTGCTCGAGAACGGGACCCCTGAGTTATCGATGTATTGGGATGACCCGGAGACCGGATCACGGCTGCGGTGCCGGCCGGACTGGCTGACTCACACCACCACGGGCAGGCCCCTGTGCGTCGACTACAAGACGACCGCGAAAAGCGCGCAGCCAGCAGCGTTCGGAAAGTCAGCAGCTGATTTCGGCTACCACCAGCAAGCGCCTTTCTACCTCGACGGACTGGAGGCGAACGGACTCGCCGACGCAGCGTTCCTGTTTGTCGTTCAATCGAAAGTCGCCCCCTACCTGGTCAGCGTGGTCGAGCTTGACCCCGAAGCAATCGCACTCGGCCGCGACCTCAACCGCGCGGCAATCCGCCTCTTCGCCGACTGCATGGCGACCGATACGTGGCCGTCCTACGGCGACCACATCCACCTGGTCAACATCCCCCAGTATGCCTACTACCAGTCAGCGGGGTTGCTCAATGCCCAGTGA